The nucleotide sequence tcgttgagccttagtttattaatatttaataacatttacccCAATTTTTAAAGTTGTCTAGTAAACAAGCCGAGCCgggcttatttaaacttgtttaagAGCCAAGACCgggcttcacttatcgagctcaagagcctaaacgagtctattatttatattatttttatttaatatatttaatagataataaacgagcccaGCCCAaaccgagctcgagctcggctcgtttacacccctatgGTCAACCCAACTGAACCTGGCCCACTAAGAATTACTAAAAAAGACTTTTCAACCCGGACtggttttgacccgttaccaGACCCACCCCTTCAAGTATTTTGGGTAGTCACCTGTTGTGAGGTAGGTTATGATGAGGGTGAAGCGGTTTCAACCACGGATTAGTAAACCATTCTCCAAAGGGGTAATGGAAATCcggtttatttttattttcaccctgAGACTCGTGTTTTGAAGGATTAATGTGATGGAGCTGTTTGCTTTCAGAGTCTGACTTGGAATTCGGGCCGTCATGGGGTAGCATGGATGCCTTTTGAAAGGATACTGCACTCCTGCAACAATACAAACATGAGGTTCAATTAAACAGTGATATTTTGTAAAGGAACCAAGAGTGGCAAGTTgtgtaatgggtcaaaacaggCTTTCTAGCATGGTCAAAATACACAAAGTATAATACAGGGTACCTTTTCTCAAATGAGTCAACTACATACGGAAATTTGGGTTGGATTCCAGTGGCTTTTCTCAACCACCTGTTTCCGAGAAGTACTTTATCAACCGTATACAAAAGCTGTATCTCTGCAGCCTTTGTAATTATACTCAACGGTATAGAAGGAGGGCCAATTTCATCCATAACTTCCTGAACCtgtcaaaaatatatatacatctAATAAAAAAATCTTTCCATTATCTATTTAAAGTACTAATACAAAAATAAGACAATAATTAGACAACGTTCTGAGATGTTTCCGTAATGTATTTGTTAATTTAGATAAGTTAGGCTTTTAAATAATATGGTTGTACCTCTGGGGGTTCCCACACGTTATCTGTATTATCATCCAATAGATCTGAAGCTATATTGTCATCTATAATATCTCGGCGTCTTTGCAAGTGTCGCGTTTGAATTAGCGAGTTAAAGTGTTGATCAACAGAATCCTCAAGAATGTCATCTAGCATACTTTTATTGAAGAAATATGGAGTGTACCTAACAAAAATAACACATTCAAAGATGCATATAAGCAAGAAAACGAGTGGTGAAAAACAAATATTTAGTTAATCACATTGTCAGTGGTGAACAAAAAAATATTTAGTTAATCACATTGTCGATAATAAAAATAACATGATAAATGACATGTATTGAGttaaaaatctataaataccaCTTGATCCCGTCAGCAGTGGCTATTGCAATGTCTAGATTTTGTGCACTAAAAACAGGAACCccttcaactttctttttacgAGTGTTTTGTGGTGccttttttagaatttttttggctTCTTTGACCTGTCTTTCGTTTGGAATAAACTGGAACAAGTGAGGTTTTTCctgttataaaaaaaattacttaAACAGAAGAATGCCAACAAATAGCAATGAATAATAATGTTGTAATAGACATACCTTGAAATGTTCATATGCTAGATCAAGGCGACAGGCACCAACAACCCCACTAGGAATACTCAATCGTTTAACATACGAAACTGAAACAAAAGGTAAACAGAAATGTAATTATTCTCCATCGTGTAACAAAAAATGCTTAATGAAATCATGCAGTTGTACCTGCATCTCCTAGATCAATGAAAAATTGGAACACAGGGCCATTCCTCTCGCTCTTTGTAACTGCTTGAAACATCTTTTTAAGCCATTGCGGTGTTCTGTGAGTGAAAAGAAACGCCTAGAAATATGTGATATATAATGCAGAGAAAAGATTCTAGAAATTGAATTAAAAAAGCATATACACTTTAAGAAAGAACCTTAAGTATTAAAAACACCAAGGCAACTTGGATTTTAGTAATCCAAACTATTAACTATTGGCCAGTAATAATCCAAACTGGCAATGTGACCAATGACACTCCTAACTTTCACTTCCATTGCCAAGGGCGATTCCATTCTAAAAAAGCAACTCCGTAGGCTCTTATTGAACAATTGACTAATTAATATCCAAGTCAGAATGTATTATACTGTTTTGAAACGACAAAAATGAAAACTAGGGGAAGACGAAGTTACTTTTCAATTAACGTGAGATTGCCCATTGCAACAAAAGTGAAAGTTAGGAATGTAAGATCACATTACTAGTACAAATAATTATCTGCCAATGGGTCATAGTTTGCATTATAAAATCCAATTTACCACAGACCCCACCGTTGATTATGGGCCGGCCCGTAGGGTGTGCACGGTGGGCCACCAAACAGGGCCCAAAGTCTCCTAGGGCCCATAAAAATTTCCTGTTTTATATTTAAGTTGAATACGAATCAAAACACCACTGATATGTTGATATAGTTCAGATGGTTGAGCGCTTCGATTAATTCACATGAAATACAGGTTCGAAACCAGGTATCCCCCTACAAGTTTTTAAACTTTTTTCGTCTCACCCCACCCCATCTTTAAGGGTCCTGTTTCAAAACATCTATTGATCACTAGAAACGAAAAGCTGATATAAAAATTAGAGCATTTATGGCTTGCTTGAAACTTTTAATTATAAGTTCTTAAATACACATTGGAAAATTGGAACATTTATGGCAGACGATGgcatattgtttgaaaaacatgAGTGATTCGGTGGATGAGATGAACAAATCAGTTGTGGCAACGAAGGAAATAGAAGGTCTAGATTTTGAGAAGAATATGGAGAATGCTAAGACTTGGGTGAGTGCAGACCATTAGAGGGGTATATAATGAATGTTGCAGAGTTAACAAGCATTGCATTGTCTCTTATTACTAATATTTCTTCCACTTAATGGCTTAAATTATCAGCAAGTTAATTAAAGGTTACGTAGTTGAGGAAAAGCCAGCGCCATATATTGCTGCTTTATTGTTGTAATATATAAATTTATGTGCCTCCTTGCCCAGGTTTAAACCTTGTACATCCCCTCTAAGAGGCATGTGCCTCGACCAAGTGAGCTAGCCACACATTGGCATCACACACACTCTTTCTATCAACTCTTTTGATCATAATCCCAACACATTTACATATCTTAGATGCATTAGCAAGCATCTAAGACATAGATCCATCTTATATCTAGAGAGTGTACCGATTTGTCTTGGGCTTTAGCTTTTCCTATACGTTTTGTTTGCCTTATgccttaggggctgtttggtagcctcttaatccATTCAGAGTTGTCTCTTAATGAAATCATTTGTGGCCCTTAtgtctgaatgaataagaggtaaccttaTGTCTGACTGGataagaggtaacatctgaatggtaaaCCATCACATGTAACATTCTTCTACATTATCTTTGTTAAACTCTTAAATGATTTCATTAAGAGGTAGTCTCTTAATGTCATTCAgatgctaccaaacagccccttagccTTGCCTTAAAGTTGTCTAGGCGTGTAGACCTTTCCTAAGGAAGTGTATAGGTACTGACATAGGGATTAGTGCTTCTTTTTCCCGTTTCCTTGTTATTTTATCTGTAGCTACTATGTCTGACACCGTTTGTTAACTACAGTTTACAACTTCCATTATTGGTACTTTTGTATGTTGTTTGCACTACATTTTATATTATATTGATCACTATACTCCAAACTGTACacatataataattaaaaaaaaggttTTCGAAGCCAGGGGATATCGCATGAGCAGCCTGTTTGCCTCCTTCACACCATCCCCAAGCCCTACTAATAGCTCTACTATGAGCGGAATTATACCGATTACATTGTTTTGCGTAGATGTATCAGCAAGCACATAGTGTAATTTCATCTATCTGCACACAAATTCAAACCCTATCCAATACAacataagaaaaataaaaacatatcttATGCACTTGCTAGATTATGAGTTCCACAATATGTATAGGAAAGACAGGTATAGAGCTCTCTTATCAACTAACTATAACAACCATAACTAACTATACACAAATGTACGCATTTAAATACCTTTTAGAGATAAACGGAATGTCAAATTGAGTAGAAACAGCCATGAGACCAGTACCGGAAAGGTCACACATACTAAAAACCTGACCAACAAACGCCGGACCACCGCCCTTTCCGTTAGAGCTCAAATTCGAAACCCTAACAGTCGACGGAAACCCTGAGCTCGTAGACTCGGACGACATATTCCTAACCGATGAAGATGGATGACTTGCAGAAGAAGAAAACGAGTCAACATCAATCGAAGAAGAATCAAACGGCGAAAGAGGTGGCAACGAGAGGAATATTTTGGACGGTGAAGAAGCGGAATTTGATGAGTTTGGGAAATTAGGGTTGAGAATAGAGGAGATGTTTGTGGCGGTTGAGTGGATGAAGTGAGAGACGTTGTTTATGTGGTGGTGGAGAGGATAACGACGGTTTTCGGTGGCGGAGACCATCGGAGTTTTTAGTTGTCGCCGGTGGTGGAGAATGGCGATTACGTTGATTCTTTATCTTTACTGTTTCGTTTTCCGACGAGAAAGTGGGCTGTGGGTATAATCATATTGGGCTTTTTATGAACTTGGGCTCATCTAGGCCCAATGTTTTGAGTTTAGTTTAGCTCAATAAGCCCGAAGGTTAGTGCTAATAGTGGCTTAGTTAGTGGGTTATATTGTTAAACCTCAAACATCAAGACACACACAGCATGTAAAAAGCTACAACAAGTATATAGATTATAATAATAATCTTGGGATGGAGTAAGTTGTCATTTCCGTCCATGAGGTTTGGCTACTTTtacgactttcatccaaaggttttgTTTTTTCACATATGGGTCTTGGTGGTTtcaaaatcttgtcattttcgtccctgaggtttggcaaTTTATTGCGACTTTCGTTCATCGCGATTTGGTCCTCAGGggtgaaaatgacaagattttaaACCACGAtgacccagatgcagaaaaacaaaccttttgaTGAAAGTTGCAAAAGTGGTCAAACCTCGGGGAggaaaatgacaatttactcatttGGGATACTATAAAAAACCACATTTTCACCTTCTTTCTATTTAACAATAATTTAAGAAGATATCTGAAACAGACAAAAGCAACCTTTTAACAataatttaaaaagatttttgaaaCAGCAAAAGCAACCTTGTGTTATCAGCAACACCAACACAGACATGTAGAATTCTAGATACCTAAAACAAGTTATCTTTTGTTAACAAGAGCAACTTTTTTGAGTTATACCGATACGATATGAGTTAACAAGAGCAACTTGTATGAGTTATACCGATACGATAGCTCATTTAAACTTGACTTGTTTTgagctttgtttgttttgagctttgtttgttttgagCTTTTACCGATACGATATTGAGCAGCTCATGAGTGCCCGTTTATAGTGGAAGCGGTGTTTTACCTGGTCAACTAGTCTCATTAGTTAGCAGGGTATGACAGAATGTTGTGAGTTTTCTTAAAAATGTACTCAAGCCAAGGTTAAAAGGAACTTGTTTATTGATACTCTAgtgatccgtcagtgatccaaatttctcgtttaaaaaaaaacttgtttattAGTAAATGGGCAAAATATAGGAGCTGTAACTTGTGCAGGGTTAGTTGTACTATTGTAGGCGACCATGTGCACAGTAGACTGTTGTTAAAATGGTGGATTGAACATTGGGATCTATTATCTTTAATAAATGATGGAATCTCCAGTAACTTAAGCTCTGAACTTCCATTATTTATCAAGGGTTTGGTGGGGAGTGGAACCTGTTAGGAACTTGCCCTTTTTAATAATCCAGCAAAACAATAACATGGTTTTATTTTCAATAGGTAATGTCAATTTTTGAAAATCGAAAATTTACTAAATGACGTATGAATTAATGACATCTATGATTTATACATTTTGTAATAAATAAtgaaaacaaattaaaaagtgttaaaaaagTAATGGgttgtttgacaacttctgaattagtaaccattaagtgttgaaccagatATCTAAACTATTAAGAGCCttattaagagctaaacaaacggCACCTTTAAGCTCCTTATTCGGGTTAAAGCGGTAACACCCACCAAAAACACATCTCTCATGCAACAACTAACAGAATTTTAAATCATAAACAGTTGACATTCATGAATTATAAACAGTTTATCATATGACAATAAATCATGAACAGTTTGTCTGTGCAAACTTGGACGTATCGAGCATTTCGGGATTTTAAATTACCTTTTGATCATCTATTCATCAAGAGAATAGTATAAAGATAAATGCCCAACAGGCGATATAATATATAAAGGTAAAAGATTTTGTCTTATGTGATTGTGTATTATAAAGCTTAACCTTTAagactacatggtatggtgatggaccatccttggaggatgatccgccacgtaggcgtcaTGTCACATTCCTCTCTAAGATGGTCCGTCCTCCAAAACTAGAAGGCATGGTAGGAtgatcctagtcatagtcctccaccactttttatgttttttttaatttttttagtattctatttttttttaacatttaacaaatatactaataaaatattttcattaatattaaacccacattacataaatattaaaaaaaatacatgaacttaaaaaaaaaagacttaataaaaataaacataaagttaaataatttgatgttttttcatgatgtcgtgttgtaattttttcaacatcgaacgtttcgGCTCGGGTTCGTCCTCGACATTCATCGTCATTATTTCCTATTCCTTAAGCCGAATTTTTTCATCGGAGATTCGGATTTTCTCATTCGACAATCGGACCTTCTCTTTTAACTTTTCGTCCGATGCACGACTTTTTTCTTCGACGGCCCGCTCCTTCGCCTTCGTCTTTTGGGCCGAGATGTCGTTGTACACTTTTAGGTGTTCCATAAACTCAACCATGTTCAGGtccaccttttccttttcttttcccttGGCCCGCTCCTTCTTTGTTTTGTCTCGGCCCGGTGGACGCTCGGGTTCACGTACGTTATACTTGTCTTCGTCATAGTCGGCGTTATCATTTAAGTtaatgtgacacctcgcgtccgatccaccggcgcttaaactacccgtttccgatgttttttggcgtttcgccATCGCCACCTCGTTAGGAATGGGCGCCCATTTTGGGTCGTCTTTTACAACCATCCACGCGCGAACGTGAGGAAAGTTGGAACCATGATTTTGCTTATACTTTTCCAATGCCATTTTGAACACATCCTCGTCGTTCCACCCGCTACGACGGTCACTTGTATGTAATTTGTTATACTCCTCGCAAAACCGATTAATGGCCGAGTTCAATTTTCGCCACTTCGAGGAAACCGAGTCGATATCTCTATACGGGCCTTGGTCCATCATGGCGAGAAACTTGGCCAATACCTTGGACCAAAACCCGTCACCCGGTTGGTTATTacctataaaaaaacaaacaaagaaaattaaaaaaacaaaacaaactttaaaacaaacaaaataaaaaaaaacttactgttaagaaaaaaaaaaataaaaaatttaaaactgTTAAACCTAATAAAAAACTAAACTTAAAAACTAATAAGCttaaacaaaaaataaactttaaaactaaaatataaacccactgttaagaaaaaaaaaaatttaaaatttaaactttaaaaatttaaactttaaaaaatgtaaactttaaaaAGATGTAAACTTTAAAAAGATGTAAACTTTAAAAAAGTACGAACCTTTTACCGGGTTGTCGGAAGTGCCAATGAAAGCCTTGGCTAAGGCTTCTTCTTCGATTGGGGTCCACTTAATCGCCTTCGGTTTCGACGTTTGATCACCCACTACTTGTTTGCCTTTGTTTCGTTTTCCTTTCCCTTTAGGCGGTTGGGTTTCGGGCACAATCTCCACATCGTCTTCGGGTTCGGATTGGGTCGAGATCGGTTGATTTTGGGAGATTTGAGTGAATTGGTTTGGCGAGTGTTGGAATGAAGCAAACGCGTTCGATGAATATTGGgagaattggttcggttctagCGTTGGATAATATCCCGGAACCGAAAAAACATTTGGTTGGGTCGGATTGTTGGGAGTATTCGGGTTGTTCGTAGTGTTCGGGTTCTCCGGGTTGTTGAACGGATCCATGAAAATTATGTGGAAGAAGGTTGAGAGAATAGTGGAAGGAGTGTAAAAATTATATGAGAAAGAGGTGAATTATTGAGGTTAATTTGGTGTTTGATAGTGAAAATGGaagtaatatttatatattttaaaaaagtgACCGTTTGGCATTTTCCCCAATTAtggtatttttgttttttttttattttgtaacggTCAATAAAATGGAGGGGGACCCACTTTTTTTGCATCATCGCAAACGGCAACATATGGACGGAGAGGACGGCGACGGtagggggcggcacggtgtttggaccgtcgccgacccacgacgggccggggccgacccccataccgtgtagcctaatAATAGTTTTATCAACTTCGATTTTTTTAACGAAGTCTTTGTTCTATAATTCTcatatatattaaatttattattattattattattattttattattattattattaataattaatgAACAGTAActataaatataattaaatattatatacAGTTTCTTTTATAGTTTTGTTatcttaatattataataattctTATCTCCTTTACTTTTTAAGTCTGAAAAGCTTAGTGTTAACTAGTAGTTGTATCAAAAATATCGGTttgttatcggtacatgaaggtaaagaCCAGCACCATCCTggtacataaaacgccaaaagtcgataccggattgagtttgataatcttttagttcgagaaatttcgtactgctacccagtaccatttgctcatccctgatcacgggtaccgtaTGAACaccaacggtatcgtacaacttttttttagtttcaggggtagggatcaGCTCGGTGTCAACTGATACCGAATCGGTATTGGTAcggaaaataccggttacggtatcggtatatgaaggtaaaaaccggtagtgaaccggtactaggaacgctaaacgtcagtaccgaactggtacttaggatctttcggttcaggaaattcggtaccggtatccattactatttgctcatctctgactacgggctaccgaacaacatcattaccatacaacttttttaattgattttctttcggttattttttagtgtttttttttctacattttctttttattcgtGTCAGCGATTCCGTgtgcaacgcgctcgtagtgatcTCAAACACATATAAGGctgtggggtatggggcttgggttggggcgtgggttggctgaaaacgccaaagccaccaccccggggggCTTGGGTTAGGGcgtgggtttgggcgtggccccattggcgtgggtttgaagccgggcgtggggcgggctagtaagtgacatggcaggctctcaatggccaaaccaaactcatgcccccaacctaagcccccaacccaagccccaccataccccatgggcgtGGGTTTCAGTGGtggggggctcccattccacgtgtcaacaaatgccccaacccaagccccaccataccccacggcctaaAGACAGACTAAAATAACAAAAGAActtcgccgcgttgcggcgacGATTTTTTTAACTAGTTATAACTATATTTGCTAAATGTGGATCATGGTTTAAAAACAATGATGAAAAATAATTTTGTTACTTTGGTTTTCTATAGTTTATTTAAAATTCTATTGGAAATAAACAATAAActtattgttaaaaaaaatataagtgCATCTTCATAAAATTCACATAAGACCATCACCAATACAAGGTGTTAAATGCATTTATAAATGTGCCCACTCAGTTAACACGTCAAATTTTAACAAATGCCAAAAAAGTACGCATTTTCTCTCTAACCCTACAAACGTTTTTATCAATGCTTATATTTCCACGTCATCACCACttttacatttatttataataatcaATTTCTTTTTATCGTTAATGTGTGTATGTCTATTCGCATTATTTATAACGAAAATTTTAACAGCAAAACATTAAACATCTAAACATGTGTCACACCCTAACTTTTGCGGAatcgtatgatgtgtgacttgttcaatatcattgcattcaatcataataaacaactatatgatcaaaacgatgtccatccattcattaagtttaaagTATTACAAACACCGGTCATTTAAGTTTCAAacaacacaaccttcgactaagttacaaaccaacaaaagtggatgacatctaaacttggaaTTTACTACTAGAAACAACACCAGCGCCCAAGATCCAacttgttacctgaaatacatgtaattttgaaaaacatcaacaaaagttgagcgagttcatgcgttttgtatgagtacTGATAagcttgtaaacatttgagagactcctttgaaaacaggtatgaaaagcgtctatgaacagatcaaatTAATGTTTTGCAGGGACATTAATGTATGTGAAGGCATAGGGAGCACTCAATATAAGTAGGCTTATACCCtcgtcgaatcccctcgactgtgtcgaattcccctcgactgtgtcaaattcaccttgactgtgtcaaattcCATTGACCgtatcaaatcaccttgactgtgtcaaatcacccttgaccgttgtcgagtcacctcgactgggacaccaaAACACTCAAActggtcacataaggaccatgagtggggctcggccatacccgttagatctaacctttgtccataTTTCTTATGAGAGTTAATGGCATTTCAATTTccgtctatgctcacatgatctaatagttcatttcgtagccaaatcataccattgTGACATATGTgacatgtattccacccctgagagttataaaactgaaaacagttaaaagaaaagggggacatgaactccctgttttgtgttctTCAATTCGACATAACTCAAGCTGCTACTAGtgtgcacgactacctacaatgtgacaaccgtcaattttgcatgcatccgtacaattaattaattttaattatgagcttaataactgtgcttgattacatctgatgctttaaactgcttaatgatttatgttatatacatacatgtgcattctttacatacagtcacttcaattatttcatacagactcttagtgacaacctgatgcacaaagcacagttagtacagtgagcgaataactcagacacatgctgacaatgccagcacatagacagacactatttttaggccagtatgggccagggataaaacactacaccagtatggagtgtagggaagtgaggaccataagactatgtcactaggtgatagtttgagtgccggaaagtgcctaaaacgcaatttaattacagaattccgcattttcagtaacaattcagcttttaacacactcatattatacagagtattgactaaatggtcctggacactttcctaagtgttggaattaaattcgttacaaaaagatgcacaaaagacgctttacgggtcaattaaacgctttaacggaacgatgcgaaaccgaacaaccagacattacccgggacatgaaaatattgttagaaatattattttattattttaaattaatcatggtcaaaa is from Helianthus annuus cultivar XRQ/B chromosome 9, HanXRQr2.0-SUNRISE, whole genome shotgun sequence and encodes:
- the LOC110926897 gene encoding uncharacterized protein LOC110926897, which encodes MVSATENRRYPLHHHINNVSHFIHSTATNISSILNPNFPNSSNSASSPSKIFLSLPPLSPFDSSSIDVDSFSSSASHPSSSVRNMSSESTSSGFPSTVRVSNLSSNGKGGGPAFVGQVFSMCDLSGTGLMAVSTQFDIPFISKRTPQWLKKMFQAVTKSERNGPVFQFFIDLGDAVSYVKRLSIPSGVVGACRLDLAYEHFKEKPHLFQFIPNERQVKEAKKILKKAPQNTRKKKVEGVPVFSAQNLDIAIATADGIKWYTPYFFNKSMLDDILEDSVDQHFNSLIQTRHLQRRRDIIDDNIASDLLDDNTDNVWEPPEVQEVMDEIGPPSIPLSIITKAAEIQLLYTVDKVLLGNRWLRKATGIQPKFPYVVDSFEKRSAVSFQKASMLPHDGPNSKSDSESKQLHHINPSKHESQGENKNKPDFHYPFGEWFTNPWLKPLHPHHNLPHNREGGSGKECLKEDLNPNPFLPKITMVGVATSEAGPMNKVTLKKTMDDLTRELENTDHGTTFNGFSEYKYDEERDPLFVANVGDYYSGFSKASSGKWVRPRSKRR
- the LOC110926898 gene encoding glutathione S-transferase T3-like — translated: MDPFNNPENPNTTNNPNTPNNPTQPNVFSVPGYYPTLEPNQFSQYSSNAFASFQHSPNQFTQISQNQPISTQSEPEDDVEIVPETQPPKGKGKRNKGKQVVGDQTSKPKAIKWTPIEEEALAKAFIGTSDNPVKGNNQPGDGFWSKVLAKFLAMMDQGPYRDIDSVSSKWRKLNSAINRFCEEYNKLHTSDRRSGWNDEDVFKMALEKYKQNHGSNFPHVRAWMVVKDDPKWAPIPNEVAMAKRQKTSETGSLSAGGSDARCHINLNDNADYDEDKYNVREPERPPGRDKTKKERAKGKEKEKVDLNMVEFMEHLKVYNDISAQKTKAKERAVEEKSRASDEKLKEKVRLSNEKIRISDEKIRLKE